Proteins encoded together in one Dermacentor variabilis isolate Ectoservices chromosome 2, ASM5094787v1, whole genome shotgun sequence window:
- the LOC142570478 gene encoding putative transporter YutK translates to MARIRNRRCSEESLASADDSIDETRSVMSFILSRLPEHASVSGVAAAGAAPALSSGGSPSPLAEGSSGDGEGTALALPAPYPVEVRKLQVPWTAVAAHLPRLLKLLLLLVAHALLVVAFLDTGWDPKASVEYNISNLRVVSLRRNEPWCQGSGFLLLLLAMLDAWLLCGLCLRWLPSKKVAAMTERARKRTLWLSERKWIARTAWAVVWLAVLLFVAIDSRLHRPRVTASFGMLLLVGFGYVFSKNRNKIKWRPVLSGFLLQFLLGLLVVRWKVGRGALLCFAGKMNAAIAFAGHGARFVFGYLATGQLDGDGLPQQKPVLALTVLSAVVFFGLLVSLLCHCGLLQCLALKVGRLMAVVMGTTICESYCATSNMFLGVADSVLLIKPCLAQLTRSEIHCVMTCGFATISGSLFAVFTTFGVKAEDMIAASLMSAPAALGFAKLFYPETEESCAGLEKFSDPRRSRPGCTLLESVSHGLSAQLRVAAHVVTSLLGFLSFMALADSLLASLGSLVGWPFVTLNWLLGRLFVPLALAMGVGLHECSRVASLLGLKAALNEVVAYGKMGELARGGLLSLRSQLLCAHTLCGFSSFGALGVQLGAYAALAPERLSDCARVAGRALVAGSLACFMTACTAGALTDTAGYDVPTAFNSYDFV, encoded by the exons ATGGCTCGCATCAGGAACAGG CGCTGTTCGGAGGAGAGCTTGGCGTCGGCCGACGACTCCATCGACGAGACGCGCAGCGTGATGTCCTTCATCCTGTCGCGGCTGCCCGAACACGCGTCCGTCTCTGGCGTCGCCGCTGCCGGCGCTGCTCCAGCACTGAGCTCCGGCGGGAGCCCGTCGCCGCTGGCCGAAGGCTCCAGCGGGGACGGCGAAGGCACCGCGCTCGCCCTGCCGGCGCCGTACCCCGTGGAGGTGCGCAAGCTGCAGGTCCCTTGGACCGCCGTGGCCGCCCACCTCCCGCGGCTgctcaagctgctgctgctgctcgtcgcGCACGCCCTCCTCGTAGTCGCGTTCCTCGACACCGGATGGGACCCCAAGGCGAGTGTCGAATACAATATCTCGAACCTCCGAGTGGTTTCACTGCGACGTAAC GAGCCATGGTGCCAGGGCTCGGGCTTTCTGCTCCTGCTGCTGGCGATGCTGGACGCGTGGCTGTTGTGTGGGCTCTGCTTACGCTGGCTGCCCAGCAAGAAGGTGGCCGCCATGACAGAACGCGCCAGGAAGCGGACTTTGTGGCTGAGCGAAAGGAAGTGGATCGCCAG GACTGCTTGGGCCGTGGTGTGGCTCGCCGTGCTTCTGTTTGTCGCCATCGACTCGCGACTGCACCGACCCCGCGTCACGGCCAGCTTCGGAATGCTTCTTCTGGTCGGCTTCGGATACGTCTTCTCCAAGAACCGTAACAAA ATCAAGTGGCGCCCCGTGCTGAGCGGCTTCCTGCTCCAGTTCCTGCTGGGCCTGCTCGTGGTGCGTTGGAAGGTGGGCCGAGGCGCCCTGCTCTGCTTCGCCGGCAAGATGAACGCCGCCATCGCGTTCGCCGGCCACGGGGCGCGCTTCGTGTTCGGCTACCTGGCCACGGGGCAACTCGACGGGGACGGGCTGCCCCAGCAAAAGCCCGTGCTTGCACTCACG GTGCTGTCTGCCGTGGTGTTTTTCGGTCTGCTGGTGTCGTTGTTGTGCCACTGCGGGCTACTGCAGTGCCTCGCACTCAAGGTGGGGCGCCTCATGGCCGTCGTGATGGGCACCACCATTTGCGAGTCCTACTGCGCAACGAGCAACATGTTTCTAGGCGTG GCCGACTCCGTGCTCCTGATAAAACCGTGCCTGGCGCAGCTGACCAGGTCCGAGATCCACTGCGTCATGACCTGCGGCTTCGCCACCATATCGGGAAGCCTGTTCGCCGTCTTCACGACCTTCGGC GTGAAGGCCGAGGACATGATTGCCGCCTCATTGATGTCGGCGCCGGCGGCGCTTGGATTCGCCAAGCTTTTCTATCCCGAGACGGAGGAGAGTTGCGCGGGCCTTGAGAAGTTCAGCGACCCCCGTAGAAG CCGTCCCGGCTGCACCCTGCTGGAGTCCGTGTCGCACGGCTTGTCAGCACAGCTCCGGGTGGCAGCTCACGTGGTGACCTCGCTGCTAGGATTCCTGTCCTTCATGGCGCTGGCCGACTCGCTGCTCGCCTCCCTGGGATCACTCGTGGGATGGCCGTTCGTCACGCTCAAC TGGCTGTTGGGTCGGCTGTTCGTGCCGCTGGCCCTGGCGATGGGCGTCGGGCTTCACGAGTGCTCGCGCGTCGCCTCCCTGCTGGGCCTCAAGGCTGCTCTCAACGAGGTCGTGGCCTACGGCAAGATGGGCGAGCTGGCACGGGGCGGCCTGCTGTCCCTGCGCTCGCAGCTGCTGTGCGCGCACACCCTGTGCGGCTTCTCGAGCTTCGGTGCCCTGGGCGTCCAGTTGGGCGCCTACGCCGCGCTGGCGCCCGAGCGCCTTTCCGACTGCGCGCGCGTAGCCGGACGCGCCCTGGTCGCTGGCTCGCTGGCGTGCTTCATGACCGCCTGCACTGCCG GAGCGCTCACGGACACTGCGGGCTACGATGTCCCAACGGCCTTCAATAGCTACGACTTTGTTTAA